Proteins encoded within one genomic window of Polaribacter sp. NJDZ03:
- a CDS encoding DUF5687 family protein, protein MILHFLKLEWKQYFRSSHWQKGIALKILMGFFVLYFLVAFLTVGIGGYYLLKKEFPASDPLELVNSYLLFAILADLIVRYLMQKLPIMNIKPLLILPIPKSKLVHYVLGKSIFSVFNILSLFFYIPFSIILIKEGYNTAGVLGWLATMILIIQSSNFLNFLINKNNKALLIIGAILVSLIGLQKFEIFNVVGYGGAIFNSIYQNPIYALVGVAILAFLYQLNYKQLRNQVYLDEAVATKVEEAKSADLSFTDRLGDVAPFIKNDIRLIWRNKRTKTVFLMSFLFLFYGMIFFSGKTYADMPAMLIFASLFITGGFTLNYGQFIPAWDSSHYKMLMSQSFRYRKFLESKWVLMVTMTTILYVLSFPYLYYGLDIFLMITAGAIFNIGFNSLFLLYAGSFNRKRIDLTKGGFGNTQGTSATQFLVVIPIMGIPMLLFWAFSTLINFNAGIIAIALVGILGFTLKNYVMNFIEKKYIKDKYVMINAFGKEA, encoded by the coding sequence ATGATTTTACATTTTTTAAAGCTAGAATGGAAACAATATTTCCGTTCTTCTCATTGGCAAAAAGGAATTGCACTAAAAATACTTATGGGCTTCTTTGTCTTGTATTTTTTAGTCGCTTTTTTAACAGTAGGAATTGGAGGCTATTATCTTTTAAAGAAAGAATTCCCAGCATCAGATCCTTTAGAATTGGTAAATTCTTATTTACTTTTTGCAATTCTTGCAGATTTAATTGTTCGGTATTTAATGCAGAAATTACCTATCATGAATATTAAACCGCTACTTATTTTACCAATTCCAAAAAGTAAGTTAGTACATTACGTTTTAGGGAAGTCTATCTTTTCAGTTTTTAATATATTAAGTCTTTTCTTTTACATTCCGTTCTCAATTATATTAATAAAAGAAGGTTATAATACAGCAGGTGTTTTAGGTTGGCTAGCAACCATGATTTTAATTATTCAATCTTCTAATTTTTTAAATTTTTTAATCAACAAAAACAACAAAGCATTACTAATTATTGGTGCAATATTGGTAAGTTTAATTGGTTTACAGAAGTTCGAAATTTTTAATGTAGTTGGTTATGGAGGCGCAATCTTCAACTCAATTTATCAAAACCCAATTTACGCATTGGTTGGCGTTGCAATTTTGGCATTTTTATATCAATTAAATTACAAACAATTACGCAACCAAGTGTATTTAGATGAAGCAGTTGCTACTAAAGTAGAAGAAGCAAAATCTGCAGATTTATCTTTTACTGATAGATTAGGTGATGTTGCTCCGTTTATAAAAAATGATATTCGTTTAATTTGGAGAAACAAAAGAACGAAAACGGTATTTTTAATGTCGTTTTTATTTCTTTTTTACGGAATGATATTCTTTTCAGGAAAAACGTACGCAGATATGCCAGCAATGTTAATTTTTGCATCCCTTTTTATTACGGGAGGTTTTACTTTAAATTACGGCCAATTTATTCCAGCTTGGGACAGCTCGCATTATAAAATGTTAATGAGTCAAAGTTTTAGATACCGTAAGTTTTTAGAATCTAAATGGGTTTTAATGGTTACAATGACTACCATTTTATATGTTTTAAGTTTTCCGTATTTATACTACGGACTGGATATTTTTTTAATGATTACAGCCGGTGCTATTTTTAATATTGGTTTTAACTCACTGTTTTTATTATATGCCGGTTCTTTTAATAGAAAAAGAATAGATTTAACAAAAGGAGGTTTTGGAAACACACAAGGTACAAGCGCCACTCAATTTTTAGTTGTTATACCAATAATGGGCATCCCAATGTTATTATTTTGGGCTTTTAGCACACTAATTAACTTTAACGCAGGTATTATTGCCATTGCATTAGTAGGTATTTTAGGGTTTACTTTAAAAAATTATGTGATGAATTTTATCGAAAAAAAATATATAAAAGACAAATATGTTATGATTAACGCTTTTGGTAAAGAAGCATAA
- a CDS encoding PadR family transcriptional regulator encodes MGNQKLYKGSLQTIILKLLETNDKMYGYEITQKVKELTKGELKITEGALYPALHKLEADGLLDVEVAKVGNRLRKYYKLTESGTKETANKLDEMQEFLRTMQQLVNPKLSLE; translated from the coding sequence ATGGGAAATCAGAAATTATATAAAGGCTCTTTACAAACCATCATTTTAAAGTTGTTAGAAACGAATGATAAAATGTATGGGTATGAAATTACTCAGAAAGTAAAAGAACTCACCAAAGGCGAATTAAAAATTACCGAAGGTGCTTTGTATCCTGCATTGCACAAATTAGAAGCCGATGGTTTGTTAGATGTTGAGGTTGCTAAAGTTGGTAACAGACTTCGAAAATATTACAAACTTACCGAAAGTGGCACTAAAGAAACCGCCAACAAATTGGATGAAATGCAAGAGTTTTTAAGAACGATGCAACAATTGGTGAATCCTAAATTAAGTTTGGAGTAA
- the trxA gene encoding thioredoxin gives MTENLTKETFLEKVFNFEESQEWKFKGDKPALIDFYADWCGPCKAIAPVLEVLSEEYEGKIDIYKIDTEAEQELSAAFGIRSIPSMLFCPAEGEPQMANGALPKAELERIIADVLKVTK, from the coding sequence ATGACAGAAAACTTAACAAAAGAAACTTTCTTAGAAAAGGTTTTTAATTTTGAAGAAAGCCAAGAATGGAAATTTAAAGGAGACAAACCAGCATTAATCGATTTTTATGCAGATTGGTGTGGACCATGTAAAGCTATAGCACCTGTTTTAGAGGTTTTATCTGAAGAATACGAAGGTAAAATTGATATTTACAAAATAGACACAGAAGCTGAACAAGAATTATCTGCAGCATTCGGAATTAGAAGCATTCCTTCTATGTTATTTTGTCCTGCAGAAGGAGAACCACAAATGGCAAATGGCGCTTTACCAAAAGCAGAATTAGAGCGTATTATTGCTGATGTTTTAAAAGTGACGAAATAA
- a CDS encoding prolyl oligopeptidase family protein has protein sequence MKNKLIIPILFASAIFVSCNEEIKQKNINLKYPETTKKPVIDSLFGTAVVDNYRWLEDDRSKETEAWVKAENEVTFDYLNKIPYREQLKERLSELWNYEKVGTPFIEGDYTYFSKNNGLQNQSVIYRTKGDSEPEVFLDPNNFSDDGTTSLGSLSFTKDGAIAAYAISEGGSDWRKIIIMDAVSKTIKEDTLVDVKFSGISWYKNEGFYYSSYDKPEGSELSAKTDQHKLYYHQLGTSQKEDVVVFGEKASEKHRYVGGNVSEDNQYLFISASVSTSGNKLFLKDLSKPNSPLVTILEHTDSDTYPIENIGSKVYLVTNLNAPNKKVVTVDVANPTPENWKDFIPETENVLSLNSGAGYFFATYMVDAVSKVLQYDFDGKLIREVKLPGVGTAGGFGGKTAAKELYFSFTNYSTPGSSYKFNPEDGTYESYWKPSIAFNADAYTSKQVFYTSKDGTKVPMIITHKKGVELNGKNPTILYGYGGFNVSLTPSFSIANAVWMEQGGVYAVPNLRGGGEYGKKWHDAGTQLKKQNVFDDFIAAAEYLISEKYTSSEFLAIRGGSNGGLLVGATMTQRPELMKVALPAVGVLDMLRYHTFTAGAGWAYDYGTADDNKEMFEYLKGYSPVHNVKEGVQYPATLVTTGDHDDRVVPAHSFKFAAELQAKQSGNNPTLIRIETNAGHGAGTPVAKTIEQYADIFGFTLFNMGFEQLPNPISAKIKS, from the coding sequence ATGAAAAATAAATTAATCATTCCAATTTTATTTGCAAGTGCAATATTTGTTTCTTGTAACGAAGAAATTAAACAAAAAAACATCAATTTGAAATATCCAGAAACGACTAAAAAACCAGTAATAGATTCACTTTTTGGTACAGCTGTTGTAGATAACTATAGATGGTTAGAAGACGATAGAAGTAAAGAAACCGAAGCTTGGGTAAAAGCAGAAAATGAGGTTACTTTCGATTACTTAAATAAGATTCCGTACAGAGAACAATTAAAAGAACGTTTGTCTGAATTATGGAATTACGAAAAAGTAGGTACACCTTTTATAGAAGGCGATTACACGTATTTTTCTAAAAATAACGGATTGCAAAATCAGAGTGTTATTTACAGAACCAAAGGAGATTCTGAACCAGAAGTTTTCTTAGACCCAAATAATTTTTCTGATGACGGAACTACTTCTTTAGGCTCGTTAAGTTTTACTAAAGATGGGGCAATTGCTGCCTATGCAATTTCTGAAGGAGGTTCTGATTGGCGTAAAATTATTATTATGGATGCAGTTTCTAAAACCATAAAAGAAGATACGTTGGTAGATGTAAAATTCTCTGGAATTTCATGGTACAAAAACGAAGGTTTTTACTATTCTAGTTACGATAAACCTGAGGGAAGTGAGTTGTCTGCAAAAACAGATCAACACAAATTATATTATCATCAATTAGGAACCTCTCAAAAAGAAGATGTTGTGGTTTTTGGTGAAAAAGCATCAGAAAAACACCGTTATGTTGGTGGAAATGTTTCTGAAGACAATCAATACCTTTTTATCTCTGCAAGTGTTTCAACCTCTGGAAACAAGTTGTTTTTAAAAGACCTTTCTAAGCCAAATAGTCCGTTGGTAACTATTTTAGAGCATACTGATAGTGATACCTATCCGATAGAAAATATTGGAAGTAAAGTGTATTTGGTAACAAATTTAAATGCACCGAATAAAAAGGTAGTAACTGTTGATGTTGCAAATCCAACTCCAGAAAACTGGAAAGATTTTATTCCGGAAACAGAAAATGTATTGAGTTTAAATTCTGGTGCAGGTTATTTCTTTGCAACGTATATGGTAGATGCGGTTTCTAAAGTATTGCAATACGATTTTGATGGAAAATTAATTAGAGAAGTAAAATTACCAGGAGTTGGAACTGCCGGTGGTTTTGGAGGAAAAACAGCAGCGAAAGAATTGTATTTTTCTTTTACCAATTACAGTACGCCAGGTTCGTCATACAAATTCAACCCAGAAGACGGAACGTATGAATCTTACTGGAAACCTTCAATCGCTTTTAATGCTGATGCATATACAAGTAAACAAGTTTTTTACACATCAAAAGACGGAACAAAAGTCCCGATGATTATTACTCATAAAAAAGGAGTAGAGTTAAACGGGAAAAACCCAACTATTTTATATGGTTACGGTGGGTTTAATGTGAGTTTAACGCCTTCATTTAGTATCGCAAACGCAGTTTGGATGGAACAAGGTGGTGTGTACGCAGTGCCTAATTTACGAGGTGGAGGAGAATATGGTAAAAAATGGCACGATGCAGGAACGCAATTAAAAAAACAAAATGTGTTTGACGATTTTATAGCAGCTGCAGAATACTTAATTTCAGAAAAATATACATCTTCAGAGTTTTTAGCAATTCGTGGTGGCTCTAATGGTGGACTTTTAGTTGGAGCAACCATGACACAAAGACCCGAATTAATGAAAGTTGCTTTGCCTGCAGTTGGCGTTTTAGATATGTTGCGTTATCATACATTTACTGCCGGAGCAGGATGGGCGTATGATTACGGAACCGCAGATGATAACAAAGAAATGTTCGAGTATTTAAAAGGATATTCGCCAGTGCATAATGTAAAAGAAGGTGTGCAATATCCGGCAACTTTGGTAACTACCGGAGATCATGATGATAGAGTTGTGCCGGCACATAGTTTTAAATTTGCAGCAGAATTACAAGCAAAACAGTCAGGGAATAATCCTACATTAATAAGAATAGAAACCAATGCTGGTCACGGAGCCGGAACACCTGTTGCAAAAACCATTGAGCAATATGCAGATATTTTTGGTTTTACGTTATTTAATATGGGGTTTGAGCAGTTACCAAATCCGATATCGGCTAAAATTAAATCTTAG
- a CDS encoding NAD(P)/FAD-dependent oxidoreductase: protein MKDYIIIGAGQSGLAIAYHLAKQNANFLIVDANKETGEPWLKRWDSLKLFTPSEFNSLPGMKFPYKKGHYANKYEVADYLKAYVFKFNIPIEFNQRVTSLKKENGIFTLKSKTKTFEAKNVIIATGPFHKPFTPSCHKKISKDVLQIHSEHYKSPDQLKEGATLVVGAGDSGVQILNEVSKAKKKVYFSGKTDIVSLPQELLGKTLWWWFSKVGFLTANKYSFIGKKLSHSGQPVIGTDVKTLFKKENITCVGRTLDANNDTIIFEKQKVTDIKNIVWATGFKPNFNWIENIELDENQYPKNYRGVSDLEGLYFIGLPWLYTRGSATLGGVKKDAKYLCNYIAKKQKK from the coding sequence ATGAAGGATTATATAATTATAGGAGCAGGACAATCTGGACTTGCAATTGCATATCATTTAGCCAAACAAAATGCTAATTTTTTAATTGTTGATGCAAATAAAGAAACTGGTGAACCTTGGTTAAAACGATGGGATTCTCTAAAATTATTTACGCCTTCGGAATTTAATAGTTTACCAGGAATGAAATTTCCTTATAAAAAAGGACATTATGCTAACAAATACGAAGTTGCCGATTATTTAAAAGCCTATGTTTTTAAGTTTAATATTCCCATTGAATTTAACCAACGAGTAACTTCTTTAAAAAAAGAGAATGGCATTTTTACTTTAAAAAGCAAAACCAAAACTTTTGAAGCAAAGAATGTAATTATTGCAACTGGTCCGTTTCATAAACCATTTACCCCGAGTTGTCATAAAAAAATATCAAAAGATGTTTTACAGATTCATAGTGAACATTATAAAAGTCCGGATCAATTAAAAGAAGGCGCAACTTTAGTTGTTGGTGCTGGAGATTCTGGCGTACAAATTTTAAATGAAGTTTCTAAAGCTAAGAAAAAAGTTTACTTTTCTGGTAAAACAGATATTGTTTCGCTTCCTCAAGAACTTTTAGGAAAAACATTGTGGTGGTGGTTTAGTAAAGTCGGTTTTTTAACAGCGAATAAATATTCTTTTATCGGAAAAAAATTAAGTCATAGCGGTCAACCTGTAATTGGCACTGACGTAAAAACTTTGTTTAAAAAAGAAAATATCACCTGTGTTGGCAGAACGTTAGATGCAAATAACGACACCATCATTTTTGAAAAACAAAAAGTTACCGATATTAAAAATATTGTTTGGGCAACCGGTTTTAAACCAAACTTTAATTGGATTGAAAACATCGAATTAGACGAAAACCAGTATCCTAAAAACTACAGAGGTGTTAGCGACCTGGAAGGTTTGTATTTTATTGGTTTGCCATGGCTCTACACAAGAGGTTCTGCTACTTTAGGCGGTGTAAAAAAGGACGCAAAATACTTATGTAATTATATTGCTAAAAAACAAAAGAAGTAG